From Plasmodium knowlesi strain H genome assembly, chromosome: 6, one genomic window encodes:
- a CDS encoding SICAvar, type I (fragment), whose amino-acid sequence MRNDLEATWEKLKEWLTKQEANEIANFCSKDTVEWPGGPKSPFWPPYMELLCNAVLEIKYLMSGIETARVKVHGEGTSDDVDPVYESVAGADAYRRCIVGTVALSTIYGDHCKLTEVVEKIEKEIMVKVRKKHGDQKVRFNNCEGMDLNALLLGKSVLHNTIKEWVSGDRGKGWQGKWRVGGQLWSRMIQRCYKGNRAVGKPDHEATRKENLQKNKDSMVSFSRMKENDNTQNNIGGANMGDILTGDQFILEQDKLDSIFSNLTLDEDGKIDVSSLTQKIKDATKEKLTQECMKDSSKEFCVRLECAQQHWNLTKEKSNT is encoded by the exons ATGCGTAATGATTTGGAAGCAacatgggaaaaattaaaggagTGGTTAACGAAGCAGGAGGCAAATGAAATAGCGAATTTCTGCAGCAAGGATACCGTGGAATGGCCGGGAGGGCCGAAGTCGCCGTTCTGGCCGCCATATATGGAATTGTTATGTAACGCTgtattagaaataaaatatttaatgaGTGGAATAGAGACAGCGAGGGTAAAGGTTCACGGCGAAGGAACGTCGGACGATGTGGACCCTGTCTATGAATCTGTTGCGGGCGCTGATGCCTATCGTCGCTGTATTGTTGGCACTGTTGCCTTGTCTACAATTTATGGAGATCATTGTAAACTGACAGAAGTTGTAGAGAAgattgaaaaggaaataatggTAAAAGTGAGGAAGAAGCATGGGGACCAGAAGGTAAGGTTCAACAACTGCGAAGGAATGGACCTCAATGCTTTACTCCTGGGTAAATCAGTTCTCCATAATACAATCAAGGAGTGGGTTAGTGGAGATAGGGGGAAGGGATGGCAGGGAAAGTGGAGGGTGGGGGGGCAGCTGTGGAGCAGGATGATACAGCGCTGCTATAAGGGAAACCGGGCCGTAGGAAAACCGGATCACGAGGCAAcgcgaaaagaaaatttacagaagaataaagaCAGTATGGTATCCTTCTCacgaatgaaggaaaatgacAACACTCAAAATAATATTGGTGGTGCGAACATGGGGGACATTCTAACAGGAGATCAGTTCATTTTGGAGCAGGACAAATTGGACAGCATCTTTTCGAATCTAACACTGGATGAAGATGGTAAAATTGACGTAAGTTCCTTGACGCAGAAGATAAAGGACGCAACTAAAGAAAAACTGA ctcAGGAGTGCATGAAAGACAGCAGCAAGGAATTTTGCGTGCGCTTGGAATGTGCACAACAACATTGGAATTTGACGAAGGAGAAGAGCAACACC
- a CDS encoding ribosomal protein L27, putative — MRVHLVFIIVALIKCAICAKNFAHDGKYAGTYLRHRRGEEITRTAQRKSPHMNNINTSRRSIVRASHLKSNLFMNKSYAKKCFIKSYGQVVSIVQCGRSNKLWAKKKGVGSTKNGRDSNPKNLGVKVLGNNFAHAGNIIVRQRGRNFKPGHGVKQGRDFTLIATKSGKVHFFNRVVSIIDVSDPKPMTYMDVYRQDPTILTLSRVWTSAK, encoded by the coding sequence ATGAGAGTTCACCTTGTCTTTATTATTGTTGCTCTAATCAAATGTGCTATTTGCGCGAAAAATTTTGCACACGATGGGAAGTACGCAGGAACATATTTAAGGCATCgtaggggggaagaaatcACCAGGACGGCGCAGAGAAAGAGTCCACACATGAACAACATAAACACATCAAGAAGGAGCATAGTAAGAGCTAGCCATTTAAAAAGTAACCTTTTTATGAATAAAAGCTACGCGAAAAAATGCTTTATTAAAAGCTATGGCCAAGTGGTGAGTATAGTGCAATGCGGACGTTCCAATAAATTAtgggccaaaaaaaaaggagtgggAAGCACAAAAAACGGAAGAGATAGTAACCCCAAAAATTTAGGGGTGAAAGTACTAGGAAATAATTTCGCCCATGCTGGTAATATTATAGTTAGACAGAGAGGAAGGAACTTTAAACCTGGTCATGGGGTTAAGCAGGGAAGAGATTTCACCCTTATTGCTACGAAATCGGGGAAAGTTCACTTTTTCAACCGAGTTGTAAGTATCATCGATGTGAGTGACCCGAAGCCAATGACGTATATGGACGTTTATCGACAGGATCCAACCATCTTGACTTTATCGAGGGTTTGGACCTCAGCGAAGTGA
- a CDS encoding Sec1 family protein, putative, which translates to MSLNIQEQQKNSAISMLNLNEYNDNLSSSGNILYYSHDKIWKILIYDSEGQNILAPLLKVGNLRHHGVTLNLNLHRQRSNIPEVNAVYLIDNNKENIDKIVKDMCNNMYGSYYINFISYVCEENLGYFANECVKYNVASHVSKITDRYLKFVSLSSSTFSLNIPNCFKIFHTNEDQVIKDVMDRITEGLISFLVTLGIIPIIRVSSNSSYPSKTIAEKLHRKIYELVNMRSTNNYIFNSKTVQRPVLILVDREVDLSVMVQHAWTYQALIHDVFDIKLNKISLRQGGESGTGASHSGNITQNTSVKNYDIDNGDTFFSTNCNKPFPEVANNISECLNEYNEKMKNLNKNDKGASPSGGGGVGNSVGGDNITGGLMSAMNILPEMTEHKRLLDMHTNILTELIKNIKDRELDKYYENEFDFESCNEKVCIQHMKDILTSSKGTSMDKYRAFLCLYLAKKYMNKQALDTFLQDLKNINIDISAIYFINQLEKLKTMNIHIHVGTPLTHSNSGTTTTFKDQLNTYSNIFIDKGMNILQGAKILLPKRREIKITKLVETLIENKPSSLNEQFVYIDPKTPPSDITTGSNHLERNYIKQDHVKDYIVFVIGGGNYIEVSALKDLEEKMNKKIIYGTTDFVRPENFVQELNQIGHAFSP; encoded by the coding sequence ATGTCGCTGAACATCCAAGAGCAGCAAAAGAACAGCGCCATCAGCATGCTGAACCTGAACGAGTACAACGACAACCTGAGCAGCAGTGGAAATATCCTGTACTACTCCCACGacaaaatatggaaaatattaatataCGACTCCGAAGGGCAGAACATCCTTGCCCCCTTACTGAAGGTAGGGAATCTAAGGCACCACGGAGTAACGCTAAATTTGAATTTACACAGACAGAGAAGCAACATCCCAGAAGTCAATGCAGTCTATCTTATAGATAACAACAAGGAAAACATcgacaaaattgtaaaggaCATGTGCAACAATATGTATGGAAGTTATTACATCAACTTTATATCGTATGTGTGCGAAGAAAATCTAGGATACTTTGCAAACGAGTGTGTAAAATATAATGTCGCTTCTCATGTGTCCAAAATTACGGATAggtatttaaaatttgttaGCTTATCTAGTAGCACCTTTTCCTTGAACATACCCAATTGcttcaaaattttccacACAAATGAGGATCAGGTAATTAAGGATGTCATGGACAGGATAACTGAAGGACTCATTTCTTTTCTAGTCACTTTAGGCATTATCCCTATCATTAGGGtttcttcaaattcttcTTACCCATCCAAAACAATTGCGGAGAAACTACACAGGAAGATTTACGAGCTGGTTAATATGAGGTCTacaaataattatatttttaactcCAAGACGGTGCAGAGACCTGTGTTAATTTTGGTGGATAGGGAAGTCGATTTGAGTGTCATGGTGCAACACGCTTGGACCTACCAGGCACTAATTCACGATGTCTTTGATATAAAACTGAACAAAATAAGTCTTCGTCAGGGAGGTGAAAGTGGTACAGGCGCCTCCCATAGTGGGAATATCACACAAAATACATCGGTGAAGAACTACGATATCGATAACGGTGATACCTTCTTCTCTACAAACTGCAATAAGCCCTTCCCCGAAGTCGCCAACAATATTAGCGAATGTTTAAATGAGTATAAcgagaagatgaaaaatttgaacaaaaatgataagggAGCAAGTCCCTCTGGGGGAGGAGGTGTAGGTAACAGCGTCGGGGGGGATAACATCACAGGAGGACTCATGTCAGCAATGAATATACTCCCAGAAATGACTGAACATAAGAGGCTCTTAGATATGCACACAAATATACTTACCGAACtgattaaaaatattaaggaCAGAGAATTGGACAAATATTATGAAAATGAGTTTGACTTTGAGAGTTGCAATGAAAAGGTTTGTATACAGCACATGAAGGACATCCTTACCTCGTCAAAAGGAACCTCCATGGATAAGTATAGAGCCTTTTTATGCTTATATTTggccaaaaaatatatgaacaaacaAGCACTGGACACATTTTTAcaggatttaaaaaatattaacataGATATTTCagccatttattttataaaccagttggaaaaattaaaaaccaTGAACATACATATTCATGTGGGTACCCCTCTGACCCACTCCAACAGCGGTaccacaacaaccttcaAAGATCAACTCAACACGTACAGTAACATCTTCATCGATAAGGGCATGAACATATTACAGGGGGCTAAAATACTGTTgccaaaaagaagagaaatcaAAATTACCAAGTTAGTTGAAACGCTCATTGAAAATAAGCCCTCCTCTTTGAATGAACAATTTGTATACATAGATCCGAAGACACCTCCAAGTGATATCACCACCGGAAGTAACCATCTCGAAAGGAATTACATCAAGCAGGATCATGTAAAGGACTACATTGTCTTTGTTATTGGGGGAGGGAACTACATCGAAGTTTCCGCATTGAAGGACttggaggagaaaatgaacaaaaaaattatttacggCACCACTGATTTTGTTCGTCCGGAGAATTTTGTCCAGGAACTGAACCAGATAGGTCATGCTTTCTCACCGTAA
- a CDS encoding ubiquitin-conjugating enzyme E2, putative, giving the protein MNQQTSLTRKQCDFTKLIMAGYDLELNNGSTQDFDVMFHGPNGTAYEGGIWKVHVTLPDDYPFASPSIGFINKLLHPNVDEASGSVCLDVINQTWTPLYSLVNVFEVFLPQLLTYPNPSDPLNSDAASLLMKDKNIYEEKVKEYVKLYASKDLWERQKKEKSTSNNNGNISPMSELSYVDQEVQDIDLDNL; this is encoded by the exons ATGAATCAGCAGACATCTCTGACAAGAAAGCAGTGCGATTTTACCAAACT TATTATGGCTGGATACGACTTGGAGTTGAACAATGGAAGCACGCAAGATTTCGACGTTATGTTCCACGGGCCGAACGGGA CCGCTTACGAAGGAGGAATATGGAAAGTTCATGTAACTCTACCAGATGACTACCCCTTTGCCTCTCCATCAATTGGATTTATAAACAAGCTGCTACACCCAAATGTAGACGAAGCTTCGGGATCGGTGTGTCTGGATGTGATTAACCAGACATGGACCCCCTTATACA GCCTCGTGAACGTTTTCGAAGTTTTCCTCCCCCAATTACTGACCTACCCAAACCCATCGGATCCCCTGAATAGCGACGCGGCCTCCTTACTCATGAaggacaaaaatatatacgaaGAGAAGGTGAAAG AGTACGTGAAGCTGTACGCAAGCAAAGACCTGTGGGAAAgacagaaaaaggagaagagcaCATCCAACAACAATGGAAATATATCGCCCATGAGTGAACTTTCCTACGTAGACCAGGAGGTTCAAGATATCGACTTGGACAACCTGTGA